A single window of Pungitius pungitius chromosome 20, fPunPun2.1, whole genome shotgun sequence DNA harbors:
- the unc93a gene encoding protein unc-93 homolog A, translated as MISRNFKNVLVVSVGFLSLFTAYGGLQSLQSSLNAEDGMGVASLSVIYASIIVSSMFLPPIMIKNLGCKWTIVAGMACYVSYSFGNLYPGWYTLIPTSVILGLGGSPLWSAKCTYLTIAGNLQGANEGKKGADVINHYFGIFFFIFQSSAVWGNLMSSLIFQQDTNIANIPEEQLQTCGAANCGLNISLNGTTTRPAQNLVEILVGCYIGVGLLAMLIVAVFLDNVDREQSSQFRGNREPFCQTFLATFRLLKDWRLLTLIPLTMYSGFEQSFLSGEYTKNYVTCALGIHYVGYVMMCFGASNSLCSFLFGRLARYTGRAALIFLAALANLACIIALLFWRPHPDDLPVFFVFPALWGMADAVWQTQTNALYGVLFSRDKEAAFANYRMWESLGFVIAFAYSTFICLEYKLYILLAVLLLTVVTYPIVEYHERKHPTPPAEKGSHLTDSKTLQTDESNIICQTRI; from the exons ATGATCAGCCGTAACTTTAAGAATGTGCTGGTGGTCTCTGTGGGGTTTCTGTCTCTGTTCACGGCCTACGGAGGACTGCAGAGTTTGCAG agcagtCTGAATGCAGAGGACGGGATGGGCGTGGCCTCCCTGAGCGTCATCTACGCCTCCATCATCGTCTCCTCCATGTTCCTGCCTCCCATCATGATCAAAAACCTGGGCTGTAAATGGACCATTGTGGCGGGCATGGCCTGCTACGTGTCCTACTCCTTTGGAAACCTCTACCCCGGATG GTACACCCTCATCCCGACCTCAGTGATCCTGGGTCTGGGGGGCTCTCCCCTGTGGTCGGCGAAGTGCACCTACCTGACCATCGCCGGGAACCTGCAGGGCGCCAATGAAGGCAAGAAAGGAGCCGACGTCATCAACCACTACTTTGGCATCTTCTTTTTCATCTTCCAGTCGTCTGCAGTGTGGGGAAACCTCATGTCGTCACTCATCTTTCAACAGGACACCAACATAG CAAACATCCCGGAAGAGCAGCTGCAGACTTGTGGAGCGGCTAACTGCGGCCTCAACATCAGCCTCAACGGCACGACCACCAGACCGGCTCAGAACCTGGTGGAGATTCTGGTCGGATGTTACATCG GCGTGGGTCTGCTGGCCATGCTCATTGTGGCGGTGTTTCTGGACAACGTCGACAGGGAGCAGTCCAGCCAGTTCCGCGGCAACCGGGAGCCCTTCTGTCAAACCTTCCTGGCTACGTTCAGACTGCTGAAGGACTGGAGGCTGCTGACCCTCATCCCTCTCACCATGTACAGCGGCTTCGAACAGAGCTTCCTCTCTGGGGAGTACACCAAG AACTATGTGACGTGTGCGTTGGGGATCCACTATGTCGGCTATGTGATGATGTGCTTTGGAGCCAGCAACTCCCTTTGCTCCTTTCTGTTTGGGCGACTCGCTCGGTACACCGGAAGAGCTGCGTTGATCTtcctgg CTGCTCTGGCCAACTTGGCCTGCATCATAGCTCTGCTGTTCTGGAGGCCCCATCCCGATGACCTGCCcgtcttttttgtgtttcctgctCTGTGGGGTATGGCGGACGCCGTCTGGCAAACTCAGACCAACG CTCTGTACGGCGTCCTCTTCTCCCGGGACAAAGAGGCCGCGTTCGCCAACTACCGCATGTGGGAGTCACTGGGTTTCGTCATCGCCTTCGCTTACAGCACCTTCATATGTCTGGAGTACAAACTGTACATCCTGCTGGCGGTCCTGCTGCTGACTGTCGTCACTTACCCCATAGTGGAGTACCACGAACGCAAGCACCCCACCCCGCCCGCGGAGAAGGGCAGCCACCTGACTGACAGCAAAACCCTTCAAACGGACGAGAGCAACATCATTTGCCAGACACGGATTTAG